The Desulfobacterales bacterium genome window below encodes:
- a CDS encoding proline--tRNA ligase: MANQAKSAISPTRNEDYPEWYQQVIRASDLAERSTVRGCMVIKPWGYALWENIVQAMDTLFKATGVKNAYFPLFIPLSFLEKEAEHVEGFAKECAVVTHHRLEKGDGGGLEPAGKLAEPLVVRPTSETIIGDSFSRWVSSYRDLPILINQWANVVRWEMRTRIFLRTSEFLWQEGHTAHATAEEAIERTSMMLDVYTTCVEDYLAMPVIRGHKSPAERFPGAVDTLAIESMMQDRKALQTGTSHFLGQNFARGFDIKFQTAAETEEFAYTTSWGSSTRMIGGLIMIHSDDDGLILPPKVASAHVALLPIIRKPEDRQLVMDYT; the protein is encoded by the coding sequence ATGGCAAATCAAGCTAAGAGCGCTATTTCACCGACACGAAATGAGGATTACCCGGAATGGTATCAACAGGTGATAAGGGCCTCGGATCTGGCGGAACGGTCAACTGTCAGGGGCTGTATGGTCATCAAACCATGGGGCTATGCACTTTGGGAAAACATCGTCCAGGCGATGGACACTTTATTCAAAGCCACTGGTGTTAAAAACGCCTATTTTCCCCTTTTTATTCCGCTGAGTTTTCTTGAAAAAGAGGCCGAACACGTTGAAGGTTTTGCCAAAGAATGTGCGGTGGTGACCCATCATCGATTGGAAAAGGGCGATGGCGGCGGTCTTGAACCTGCTGGAAAGCTGGCCGAGCCGCTGGTGGTGCGACCCACTTCCGAAACAATCATCGGTGATTCATTTTCCCGCTGGGTCAGCAGCTATCGCGATCTGCCGATCCTTATCAATCAGTGGGCCAACGTGGTTCGCTGGGAAATGCGCACCCGAATTTTTTTAAGAACCAGCGAATTTTTGTGGCAGGAAGGCCACACCGCCCATGCCACGGCAGAAGAGGCCATTGAGCGCACCAGCATGATGCTGGATGTCTATACCACCTGCGTGGAGGATTATCTGGCCATGCCGGTTATCCGGGGCCACAAATCACCGGCTGAGCGGTTTCCGGGGGCGGTGGATACTTTGGCCATAGAGTCCATGATGCAGGATCGCAAGGCTCTGCAGACCGGGACATCGCATTTTCTGGGACAAAATTTTGCGCGGGGCTTTGACATTAAATTTCAAACAGCCGCCGAAACCGAAGAATTTGCCTACACCACCTCATGGGGTTCCTCGACCCGCATGATCGGCGGGCTGATTATGATCCACAGCGACGATGACGGTTTGATTTTGCCGCCCAAAGTTGCCTCGGCGCATGTTGCGCTGCTGCCCATCATTCGAAAACCAGAGGATCGTCAACTGGTGATGGATTACACC